The Streptomyces sp. NBC_01255 genome window below encodes:
- a CDS encoding ABC transporter ATP-binding protein — translation MADPNPSNVPTVICDDVHIVYRVNTGGGGKGSATAALSRIVGRGKAEVTRGVRKVHAVRGVTFTAYRGEAIGLIGSNGSGKSTLLRAVAGLLPTESGKVYTDGQPSLLGVNAALMNDLTGERNVILGGLAMGMSREEVRARYDGIVDFSGINEKGDFISLPMRTYSSGMGARLRFAIAAAKNHDVLLIDEALATGDRKFQIRSEERIRELRKEAGTVFLVSHSNKSIRDTCDRVLWLEKGQLLMDGPTDEVLKAYERETAR, via the coding sequence GTGGCTGACCCCAACCCGAGCAACGTCCCCACCGTCATCTGCGACGACGTCCACATCGTCTACCGGGTCAACACCGGCGGCGGAGGCAAGGGCAGCGCCACCGCGGCCCTCAGCCGGATCGTCGGCCGCGGCAAGGCCGAGGTCACCCGCGGCGTCCGCAAGGTCCACGCCGTCCGCGGCGTCACCTTCACCGCCTACCGGGGCGAGGCCATCGGCCTCATCGGCTCCAACGGCTCCGGCAAGTCCACGCTGCTGCGCGCCGTCGCCGGACTGCTCCCCACCGAGAGCGGCAAGGTCTACACGGACGGCCAGCCGTCCCTCCTGGGCGTCAACGCGGCCCTCATGAACGACCTGACGGGCGAGCGCAACGTCATCCTCGGCGGCCTCGCCATGGGCATGAGCCGTGAGGAGGTGCGCGCCCGGTACGACGGCATCGTCGACTTCTCCGGCATCAACGAGAAGGGCGACTTCATCAGCCTGCCGATGCGCACGTACTCCTCCGGCATGGGCGCCCGGCTCCGGTTCGCCATCGCGGCGGCCAAGAACCACGACGTCCTCCTCATCGACGAGGCCCTCGCGACGGGTGACCGCAAGTTCCAGATCCGCTCCGAGGAGCGCATCCGCGAGCTGCGCAAGGAGGCCGGCACGGTCTTCCTGGTCAGCCACAGCAACAAGTCCATCCGGGACACCTGCGACCGGGTGCTCTGGCTGGAGAAGGGGCAGCTCCTCATGGACGGCCCCACGGACGAGGTCCTCAAGGCGTACGAGCGGGAGACCGCCCGCTAG
- a CDS encoding ABC transporter permease yields MSDTHQGGAVATSAPPSVDEGLAPAELAAKYGLAVSGARPGLFEYVRELWSRRHFILAFSSAKLTAQYSQAKLGQVWQVATPLLNALVYYLIFGLILGAGQGMTKEVYIPFLVTGIFVFTFTQSSVMAGVRAISGNLGLVRALHFPRASLPISFSLQQLQQLLFSMIVLVAIVLSFGSYPSLRWLLVIPALFLHFVFNVGLAMIVARMGSKTPDLAQLMPFIMRTWMYASGVMFSIPVMLADKPAWIADILMYNPAAVYMDLIRFALIDGYGAQNLPDHVWMTALGWALAVGAGGFVYFWKAEERYGRG; encoded by the coding sequence GTGAGTGACACACACCAGGGCGGGGCGGTCGCGACGAGCGCGCCCCCGTCCGTCGACGAGGGCCTGGCCCCGGCCGAGCTGGCCGCGAAGTACGGTCTCGCGGTCAGCGGCGCCCGGCCCGGGCTGTTCGAGTACGTACGCGAGCTGTGGAGCCGCCGCCACTTCATCCTGGCCTTCTCCTCGGCCAAGCTGACCGCCCAGTACAGCCAGGCCAAGCTGGGCCAGGTGTGGCAGGTGGCGACCCCGCTGCTCAACGCCCTGGTCTACTACCTGATCTTCGGGCTGATCCTGGGCGCCGGACAGGGGATGACCAAGGAGGTCTACATCCCCTTCCTGGTCACCGGCATCTTCGTGTTCACCTTCACCCAGAGCTCGGTCATGGCCGGCGTCCGGGCGATCTCGGGGAACCTCGGCCTGGTCCGGGCCCTGCACTTCCCGCGGGCCAGCCTCCCGATCTCCTTCTCGCTCCAGCAGCTCCAGCAGCTGCTGTTCTCGATGATCGTCCTCGTGGCGATCGTGCTCTCCTTCGGCAGCTACCCCTCCCTCCGGTGGCTGCTGGTGATCCCGGCGCTGTTCCTGCACTTCGTGTTCAACGTGGGACTCGCCATGATCGTGGCCAGGATGGGCTCCAAGACCCCCGACCTCGCCCAGCTGATGCCGTTCATCATGCGGACCTGGATGTACGCCTCCGGCGTCATGTTCTCGATCCCGGTGATGCTCGCCGACAAGCCGGCCTGGATCGCCGACATCCTCATGTACAACCCGGCGGCGGTCTACATGGACCTGATCCGCTTCGCCCTCATCGACGGCTACGGCGCGCAGAACCTTCCGGACCACGTCTGGATGACCGCCCTCGGCTGGGCCCTCGCCGTCGGCGCCGGCGGATTCGTCTACTTCTGGAAGGCCGAGGAGAGGTACGGCCGTGGCTGA
- a CDS encoding glycosyltransferase family 2 protein has product MGNRPDDLRALIDSVAKQEGDRIDVVVVGQGTPVTGVPGWVRTVDLPENLGIPAGRNVGIEAFGPGGTDVDVLLFLDDDGLLAHTDTAELVRQAFTADPRLGIISFRIADPETGVTQRRHVPRLRSADPMRSSRVTTFLGGANAVRTKVFAEVGALPGEFFYAHEETDLAWRALDADWMIDYRSDMVLLHPTTAPSRHASYHFNVARNRVWLARRNLPAPLVPVYLGVWLLLTLARRPSLSALKAWFGGFREGWATPCGPRRPMRWRTVWRLTRLGRPPVV; this is encoded by the coding sequence ATGGGCAACCGCCCCGACGACCTGCGCGCGCTGATCGACTCGGTCGCCAAGCAGGAGGGCGACCGCATCGACGTCGTCGTCGTCGGGCAGGGCACCCCGGTCACCGGGGTGCCCGGCTGGGTCCGGACCGTCGACCTGCCGGAGAACCTCGGCATCCCCGCCGGCCGTAACGTCGGCATCGAGGCCTTCGGGCCGGGCGGCACCGACGTCGACGTCCTGCTCTTCCTCGACGACGACGGGCTGCTCGCCCACACGGACACCGCCGAGCTGGTCCGGCAGGCCTTCACGGCGGACCCGCGGCTCGGCATCATCAGCTTCCGCATCGCCGACCCCGAGACCGGGGTCACCCAGCGCCGGCACGTGCCGCGGCTGCGCTCCGCCGACCCGATGCGCTCCTCGCGGGTGACGACCTTCCTCGGCGGCGCCAACGCCGTCCGGACCAAGGTCTTCGCCGAAGTGGGCGCACTCCCGGGGGAGTTCTTCTACGCGCACGAGGAGACCGATCTCGCCTGGCGCGCGCTCGACGCCGACTGGATGATCGACTACCGTTCCGACATGGTGCTGTTGCACCCCACTACAGCGCCTTCCCGCCACGCCTCGTACCACTTCAACGTGGCCCGTAACCGAGTGTGGTTGGCACGTCGCAATCTGCCCGCGCCCCTGGTGCCGGTGTATCTCGGCGTCTGGCTGCTGCTCACCCTGGCCCGTCGGCCTTCGCTCTCCGCGCTCAAGGCGTGGTTCGGCGGTTTCCGCGAAGGGTGGGCGACTCCCTGCGGTCCGCGCCGCCCGATGAGGTGGCGTACGGTGTGGCGGCTGACCCGGCTGGGTCGCCCCCCGGTCGTCTGA
- a CDS encoding CDP-alcohol phosphatidyltransferase family protein → MQKPSVAELRPVVHPPGVKDRRSGEHWGGRLYMREISLRITRRLVTTKVTPNQLTYLMTVFGVLAAPALLVPGITGAVLGVVMVQMYLLLDCVDGEVARWKKQFSLSGVWLDRVGAYLCDAAVLVGFGLRAADLWGEGRIDWLWAFLGTLAALGAILIKAETDLVGVARHQGGLPPVKEAAAEPRSSGMALARKAAAALKFHRLILGIEASFLILALAVLDQIRGDLFFSRLGVAVLCGIALLQTVLHLVSILVSSRLK, encoded by the coding sequence ATGCAAAAGCCATCGGTAGCTGAGCTCCGACCGGTCGTCCACCCCCCGGGTGTGAAGGACCGGCGGAGCGGTGAGCACTGGGGCGGCCGCCTGTACATGCGGGAGATCTCGCTGCGGATCACCCGGCGGCTGGTGACCACGAAGGTCACGCCCAACCAGCTGACCTACCTGATGACCGTCTTCGGCGTGCTCGCCGCCCCGGCGCTCCTCGTGCCGGGCATCACGGGCGCCGTCCTCGGCGTCGTGATGGTCCAGATGTACCTGCTGCTCGACTGCGTCGACGGCGAGGTCGCCCGCTGGAAGAAGCAGTTCTCGCTCAGCGGCGTCTGGCTGGACCGGGTCGGCGCGTACCTGTGCGACGCGGCGGTCCTCGTCGGCTTCGGCCTGCGCGCCGCCGACCTGTGGGGCGAGGGCCGGATCGACTGGCTGTGGGCCTTCCTCGGGACCCTCGCCGCCCTCGGCGCGATCCTGATCAAGGCGGAGACCGACCTCGTCGGCGTCGCCCGGCACCAGGGCGGACTCCCGCCGGTCAAGGAAGCGGCCGCCGAGCCGCGCTCCTCCGGCATGGCGCTGGCCCGCAAGGCCGCCGCCGCGCTCAAGTTCCACCGGCTGATCCTGGGCATCGAGGCCTCCTTCCTGATCCTGGCCCTCGCGGTCCTGGACCAGATCCGGGGCGACCTCTTCTTCTCCCGGCTCGGCGTCGCCGTCCTCTGCGGCATCGCCCTGCTCCAGACCGTTCTGCACCTGGTGTCGATCCTGGTCTCCAGCAGGCTGAAGTGA
- a CDS encoding iron-containing alcohol dehydrogenase family protein yields the protein MPVLTRLIPSPVVVDIRRGALDDLSALLADQRISSNGKIAVAISGGSGLKLRDQFAPELPGADWYPVSGGTIDEAVKLADAMRGKRYDAVVALGGGKIIDVTKYAAARVGLPLVAIATNLSHDGICSPVSTLDNDNGRGSYGVPTPIALVIDLDVIRDAPVRFVRSGIGDAISNLSAIADWELSHVQTGEPVDGLAAAMARSAGEAVLRHPGGVGDDDFLVTLSEGLVMSGIAMSISGDTRPSSGACHEISHAFDLLFPTRAASHGEQCGLGAAFAMHLRGAQEGSALMVETLRRHGLPVLPEEMGFSVDEFVQAVSFAPQTRPGRFTILEHLDLSDDEIRDAYADYAKAIGS from the coding sequence GTGCCAGTACTGACCCGGCTGATCCCGTCGCCGGTCGTCGTCGACATCCGCCGAGGAGCGCTGGACGACCTGTCCGCGCTCCTCGCGGACCAGCGGATCTCCAGCAACGGCAAGATCGCCGTCGCCATCAGCGGCGGCTCGGGCCTGAAACTGCGTGACCAGTTCGCGCCCGAGCTCCCGGGCGCGGACTGGTACCCGGTCTCCGGCGGCACCATCGACGAGGCCGTGAAGCTGGCCGACGCCATGCGCGGCAAGCGGTACGACGCCGTCGTCGCCCTCGGCGGCGGCAAGATCATCGACGTGACGAAGTACGCGGCGGCCCGGGTCGGCCTGCCGCTGGTGGCCATCGCCACCAACCTCTCGCACGACGGCATCTGCTCGCCGGTGTCCACCCTGGACAACGACAACGGGCGCGGCTCGTACGGTGTGCCGACCCCGATCGCGCTGGTCATCGACCTCGACGTGATCCGGGACGCCCCGGTGCGCTTCGTCCGCTCCGGCATCGGCGACGCGATCTCGAACCTCTCCGCCATCGCGGACTGGGAGCTGTCGCACGTGCAGACGGGCGAGCCCGTCGACGGTCTCGCGGCCGCCATGGCGCGCAGCGCCGGCGAGGCCGTGCTCCGCCACCCCGGCGGCGTGGGCGACGACGACTTCCTCGTCACGCTCTCCGAGGGCCTGGTGATGTCCGGCATCGCCATGTCCATCAGCGGCGACACGCGGCCCTCCTCGGGCGCCTGCCACGAGATCAGCCACGCCTTCGACCTGCTCTTCCCGACGCGGGCCGCGAGCCACGGCGAGCAGTGCGGTCTCGGCGCGGCCTTCGCCATGCACCTGCGCGGTGCCCAGGAGGGCTCCGCGCTGATGGTCGAGACCCTGCGCCGGCACGGGCTGCCCGTGCTGCCGGAGGAGATGGGCTTCTCCGTGGACGAGTTCGTCCAGGCGGTGTCCTTCGCCCCGCAGACCCGGCCGGGACGCTTCACCATCCTGGAACACCTCGACCTGTCCGACGACGAGATCAGGGACGCGTACGCCGACTATGCAAAAGCCATCGGTAGCTGA
- a CDS encoding phosphocholine cytidylyltransferase family protein, producing MIGLVLAAGAGRRLRPYTDTLPKALVPVDGETTILDGTLKNFAEIGLTEVAIVVGYRKEAVYARKEALEAKYGLTITLVDNDKAEEWNNAYSLWCAREVLKRGVILANGDTVHPVSVEKTLLAARGDGKKIILALDTVKNLADEEMKVITAEGKGVQRITKLMDPATATGEYIGVTLIEAEAAEELADALKATFERDPDLYYEDGYQELVNRGFTVDVEPIGDVKWVEIDNHDDLAKGREIACQY from the coding sequence ATGATCGGCCTCGTACTGGCAGCCGGTGCCGGACGCCGTCTGCGCCCCTACACCGACACCCTTCCGAAGGCCCTCGTGCCTGTCGACGGCGAGACCACGATCCTCGACGGGACGCTGAAGAACTTCGCCGAGATCGGCCTCACCGAGGTCGCGATCGTCGTCGGCTACCGCAAGGAGGCCGTCTACGCCCGCAAGGAGGCCCTGGAGGCGAAGTACGGCCTCACCATCACCCTCGTCGACAACGACAAGGCCGAGGAGTGGAACAACGCCTACTCCCTGTGGTGCGCCCGTGAGGTCCTCAAGCGCGGTGTGATCCTCGCCAACGGCGACACCGTCCACCCCGTCTCCGTCGAGAAGACGCTGCTCGCCGCCCGCGGCGACGGCAAGAAGATCATCCTCGCCCTCGACACGGTGAAGAACCTCGCCGACGAGGAGATGAAGGTCATCACCGCCGAGGGCAAGGGCGTCCAGCGCATCACCAAGCTGATGGACCCGGCCACCGCCACCGGCGAGTACATCGGCGTCACGCTGATCGAGGCCGAGGCCGCCGAGGAGCTCGCCGACGCCCTCAAGGCCACCTTCGAGCGCGACCCCGACCTGTACTACGAGGACGGCTACCAGGAGCTCGTCAACCGCGGCTTCACCGTCGACGTCGAGCCCATCGGCGACGTCAAGTGGGTCGAGATCGACAACCACGACGACCTCGCGAAGGGCCGTGAGATCGCGTGCCAGTACTGA
- a CDS encoding DUF5941 domain-containing protein, which produces MSTAILTGPPAPGSSLDADLRSLGFDVRIATGAEETGTVLASVPADERVALVDPRFVGHVHALRLALTDPRFPAAATTGALSAQSEARPALARALTAVTAVTVPAGSAEADADAGDLTGSLADALDADGVAVHRPRLGTLVATVPADAEARHEARAAVAAVDEEAVRLRSAVKAQDGFFTTFCISPYSRYIARWCARRGLTPNQVTTASLLTALIAAGCAATGERGGYVAAGILLLVSFVLDCTDGQIARYSLQYSTLGAWLDATFDRAKEYAFYAGLALGAARNGDDVWALALGAMVLMTCRHVVDFAFYEATYDAAASKSPSAALSGRLDSVGWTVWARRIIILPIGERWAMIAVLTAFTSPRIVFWALIAGGAFAACYTAAGRVLRSVTRKAKRTDRAAQALADLADSGPLARIAGRIFGGLGLGRLPGFVLALIATGVLLAAVLGRPFGDVQTVVAAALYVMFAGAAVHRPLKGALDWLVPPLFRAAEYTTVLVLAARSDSAHALPAAFGLVAAVAYHHYDTVYRIRGGTGAPPTWLVRVTGGHEGRTLLVVALAALLADRGDDFTLALTALAVAVALVVLVESIRFWVSSGAPAVHDEGETA; this is translated from the coding sequence CTGTCGACCGCCATCCTCACCGGCCCGCCGGCACCCGGATCCTCGCTCGACGCTGATCTGCGGTCGCTCGGCTTCGACGTCCGGATCGCCACCGGCGCCGAGGAGACCGGCACCGTGCTGGCATCGGTCCCGGCGGACGAGCGCGTCGCGCTCGTCGACCCCCGGTTCGTCGGTCATGTGCACGCCCTGCGGCTCGCCCTCACCGATCCCCGGTTCCCGGCCGCGGCCACGACCGGCGCGCTCTCCGCGCAGAGCGAGGCCCGCCCCGCGCTCGCCCGCGCCCTGACCGCGGTGACGGCCGTGACCGTGCCCGCGGGGTCCGCCGAGGCCGACGCCGACGCCGGCGACCTCACCGGCAGCCTCGCCGACGCCCTCGACGCCGACGGCGTCGCCGTGCACAGGCCCCGGCTCGGCACCCTCGTCGCCACCGTGCCCGCCGACGCCGAGGCCCGCCACGAGGCGCGCGCCGCCGTCGCAGCCGTCGACGAGGAAGCCGTACGCCTCCGCTCGGCGGTCAAGGCCCAGGACGGCTTCTTCACCACCTTCTGCATCAGCCCGTACTCGCGCTACATCGCCCGCTGGTGCGCGCGCCGCGGCCTGACCCCCAACCAGGTCACCACCGCCTCGCTGCTCACCGCGCTGATCGCGGCCGGCTGCGCGGCGACCGGCGAGCGCGGCGGCTACGTCGCCGCCGGCATCCTCCTCCTCGTCTCCTTCGTCCTCGACTGCACCGACGGGCAGATCGCCCGCTACTCGCTGCAGTACTCGACGCTCGGCGCCTGGCTCGACGCGACCTTCGACCGCGCCAAGGAGTACGCCTTCTACGCGGGCCTCGCTCTCGGCGCCGCCCGCAACGGCGACGACGTCTGGGCCCTCGCGCTCGGCGCCATGGTCCTCATGACCTGCCGGCACGTCGTGGACTTCGCGTTCTACGAGGCCACCTACGACGCCGCGGCGAGTAAGAGCCCCTCCGCCGCCCTCTCCGGCCGGCTCGACAGTGTCGGCTGGACCGTCTGGGCCCGCCGGATAATCATCCTGCCGATCGGTGAGCGCTGGGCGATGATCGCGGTCCTCACCGCCTTCACCAGCCCCCGGATCGTCTTCTGGGCGCTGATCGCCGGCGGCGCGTTCGCCGCGTGCTACACCGCCGCCGGCCGCGTCCTGCGCTCCGTGACCCGTAAGGCGAAGAGGACGGACCGGGCCGCCCAGGCCCTCGCCGACCTCGCGGACTCCGGTCCGCTCGCCCGGATCGCGGGCCGGATCTTCGGCGGCCTCGGACTCGGGAGGCTCCCCGGGTTCGTCCTCGCGCTGATCGCCACGGGAGTGCTGCTCGCCGCCGTCCTCGGCCGTCCCTTCGGGGACGTGCAGACCGTCGTCGCCGCGGCCCTCTACGTGATGTTCGCCGGCGCGGCCGTCCACCGCCCCCTCAAGGGCGCCCTGGACTGGCTCGTCCCCCCGCTCTTCCGCGCCGCCGAGTACACCACCGTCCTCGTGCTCGCCGCCCGCTCCGACTCCGCGCACGCCCTTCCCGCGGCGTTCGGGCTGGTCGCGGCGGTCGCCTACCATCACTACGACACGGTCTACCGCATACGCGGTGGCACCGGCGCGCCGCCCACGTGGCTGGTGCGCGTCACCGGCGGACACGAGGGGCGCACGCTCCTCGTGGTCGCTCTCGCCGCCCTCCTGGCGGACCGCGGTGACGACTTCACCCTGGCACTGACCGCCCTCGCGGTCGCCGTCGCGCTCGTGGTGCTCGTGGAGTCCATCCGTTTCTGGGTCTCCTCCGGAGCACCCGCCGTTCACGACGAAGGAGAAACAGCATGA
- a CDS encoding cation diffusion facilitator family transporter codes for MGAGHDHGHSHGGAPPTGTAGAAYKNRLRIALGITLSVMVIEIIGGVVADSLALIADAAHMATDAVGLAMALLAIHFANRPPSGNRTFGFARAEILAALANCLLLLVVGGYVLYEAIQRFVEPAETKGGLAIAFAVVGLVANMISLSLLARGQKDSLNVRGAYLEVLADALGSVTVIVAAGIIIATGWQYADPIASIVIGLMIVPRTVKLLRETLDVLLEAAPKGVDMAEVRAHILALPGVEDVHDLHAWTITSGMPVLSAHVVVDQGALDSVGHEKMLHDLQGCLGSHFDVEHCTFQLEPAGHAQHEAKLCL; via the coding sequence ATGGGGGCAGGACACGACCACGGGCACAGTCACGGCGGAGCGCCCCCCACGGGCACCGCGGGGGCCGCGTACAAGAACCGGTTGCGGATCGCGCTCGGCATCACGCTCTCCGTGATGGTGATCGAGATCATCGGCGGTGTGGTCGCGGACTCGCTCGCGCTGATCGCCGACGCGGCCCACATGGCGACGGACGCCGTCGGCCTCGCGATGGCGCTGCTCGCGATCCACTTCGCCAACCGGCCGCCCTCCGGGAACCGCACCTTCGGATTCGCCCGGGCCGAGATCCTGGCGGCGCTGGCCAACTGTCTGCTGCTGCTCGTCGTCGGCGGTTACGTGCTGTACGAGGCGATCCAGCGGTTCGTCGAGCCCGCCGAGACCAAGGGCGGTCTGGCGATCGCCTTCGCCGTGGTCGGCCTGGTGGCCAACATGATCTCCCTCTCCCTGCTCGCCCGGGGCCAGAAGGACAGCCTCAACGTGCGCGGGGCGTATCTGGAGGTGCTCGCGGACGCGCTCGGTTCGGTGACGGTGATCGTCGCGGCCGGCATCATCATCGCCACGGGCTGGCAGTACGCCGACCCGATCGCCTCGATCGTGATCGGCCTGATGATCGTGCCCCGCACGGTCAAGCTGCTGCGCGAGACCCTGGACGTGCTCCTGGAGGCGGCCCCCAAGGGCGTCGACATGGCAGAGGTACGGGCCCACATACTGGCGCTTCCGGGCGTCGAGGACGTCCACGACCTGCACGCCTGGACGATCACCTCGGGCATGCCGGTGCTCTCCGCCCACGTCGTGGTGGACCAGGGCGCGCTGGACTCGGTCGGGCACGAGAAGATGCTGCACGACCTCCAGGGGTGCCTGGGCTCCCACTTCGACGTGGAGCACTGCACCTTCCAGCTGGAGCCCGCCGGGCACGCGCAGCACGAGGCGAAGCTCTGCCTGTGA
- a CDS encoding bifunctional class I SAM-dependent methyltransferase/N-acetyltransferase yields MSDNALYDSFFALHHGLPRQGPGSDTTTRRLLALAGRLPERPRVLDLGCGPGRSALLLAAEAGAEVTAVDTHEPFLAELRDSAAARGLDGSIRTVDADMGALPFPDGSFDLVWAESSVFVLGFDRALAEWRRLLAPGGTLVLTECVWTTEEPGPVARAFWEEHYTLRTVAGNAAAAVEAGYHVVGTVPQPESDWDEYYVPLAAHAEAADTTVPGMAEAVAGARTEIALRREHGGDYGYAGFVLRPADPRWGSPHAPGRRGSVREETAEDAPAVWRVVSAAFASADPPSEGEADLVDDLRRDADAWLPGLSYVAEAPDGSIAAHALITRCRVGGAPAAALAPVSVAPEYQRTGAGQAVVRAVLDAARLRGEALVLVLGHPEYYPRFGFVRASEYGIKPGFEVPDEAMMALVLDGSVPVPTGTLVYPAAFGV; encoded by the coding sequence TTGTCCGACAACGCTTTGTACGACTCCTTCTTCGCCCTGCACCACGGTCTTCCGCGGCAGGGCCCCGGATCCGACACCACCACCCGTCGGCTGCTCGCGCTCGCGGGCCGGCTTCCGGAGCGTCCGCGCGTGCTCGACCTGGGCTGCGGCCCGGGCCGTTCCGCGCTGCTCCTGGCGGCCGAGGCCGGCGCCGAGGTGACGGCCGTCGACACCCACGAGCCGTTCCTCGCCGAGCTGCGGGATTCCGCGGCCGCGCGCGGGCTCGACGGCTCGATCCGCACCGTCGACGCCGACATGGGCGCACTGCCCTTCCCCGACGGCTCCTTCGACCTGGTCTGGGCCGAGAGCTCGGTCTTCGTGCTCGGCTTCGACCGGGCCCTGGCCGAGTGGCGCAGGCTGCTCGCGCCGGGCGGCACGCTCGTGCTCACCGAGTGCGTGTGGACCACCGAGGAGCCGGGCCCCGTGGCCCGCGCCTTCTGGGAGGAGCACTACACGCTCCGTACCGTCGCCGGGAACGCGGCGGCGGCGGTCGAGGCCGGCTACCACGTCGTCGGCACCGTCCCGCAGCCGGAGAGCGACTGGGACGAGTACTACGTCCCGCTCGCCGCGCACGCCGAGGCGGCCGACACCACCGTGCCCGGCATGGCCGAGGCCGTGGCCGGTGCGCGTACCGAGATCGCCCTGCGGCGCGAGCACGGCGGTGACTACGGCTACGCCGGTTTCGTCCTGCGGCCGGCCGATCCGCGCTGGGGGTCCCCCCACGCCCCCGGGCGTAGGGGGAGCGTCCGCGAGGAGACCGCCGAGGACGCCCCTGCGGTGTGGAGGGTCGTGTCGGCGGCCTTCGCGTCGGCGGACCCCCCGTCGGAGGGAGAGGCCGATCTGGTCGACGACCTCCGGCGGGACGCCGACGCCTGGCTGCCCGGTCTGTCGTACGTGGCGGAGGCCCCGGACGGCTCGATCGCGGCGCACGCCCTGATCACCCGCTGCCGGGTGGGCGGTGCCCCCGCGGCGGCGCTCGCGCCGGTCTCGGTGGCTCCGGAGTACCAGCGGACGGGGGCCGGGCAGGCCGTCGTCCGGGCGGTGCTCGACGCGGCCCGGCTGCGCGGAGAGGCGCTCGTCCTCGTCCTGGGCCATCCGGAGTACTACCCACGATTCGGGTTCGTACGGGCGTCCGAGTATGGAATCAAGCCAGGTTTCGAGGTTCCGGACGAGGCCATGATGGCGCTCGTCCTGGACGGATCCGTGCCC